One Lepus europaeus isolate LE1 chromosome 17, mLepTim1.pri, whole genome shotgun sequence genomic window, GGACTAATAAATCCAGACATCTGGATAGATATCCAACcaaggcagaaaaggttctccgcACAGGGAGAAGAGAATTCAGAGACCATATGTAAAGCCCAGACTCTTGTAGCATCTATCTGGGAAGTCTCCTCTTTCTTTGAGAACTACAAAGTTGGAGTCggtaacatttctttatttattatttttttttttgacaggcagagtgaacagtgagagagacagagagaaaggtcttccttttgccgttggttcaccctccaatggccgccgcagtaggcacgctgcggccggcgcactgcgccgatcccatggcaggagccaggtgcttctcctggtctcccatggggtgcagggcccaagcacttgggccatcctccactgcactcccgggccatagcagagagctggcctggaagaggggcaaccgggacaggatcggtgccccgaccgggactagaacccggtgtgccggcgccgcaaggtggaggattagcctagtgagccgcggcaccagccgagTCGGTAACATTTCTGATAGCTGTTTGAATGCTGACAAGACACGATAGGCTGGAGTAACAAGATTTTCATCAGACATCCAAACTTTGGCCACGGGCCTTCTGTTACTGTTTAAGCTGAGTAAGCCGCTGCATCTTAAGCTTCTTCCTTATCCAGAAAACGGAGAGGTATCTGTTAGGGATCTTCATTGTGTGTTGAAGCCCTTCTCCAGTCAGACTGTCtttggagacagggcctttgAGATGGGAGTGAAGGTTGGAGGAGGTCATGAGGACAGGACCTCAATCCAGTGGGACTGAATCCTTGCAAGCACACCCAGCGGAAAGGACGTGAGAGGACAGCCACCTTCAAGCAAGGAAGACAAGCCTCACCAGAAACCAAACTTGCGAGAGCCTTGGGCTTGGGCTTCTGGCCTCTGGAGTTGTGAGAAAGTAAGTTTCTATTGTTTCAGCTAGCTAGTCTCTGGTATTTAGTCAGGGAGTTCCAAGCAGACTAACACAAGTATCTAATGTATATAAAGCATCGGGCCTGTAGTCATTCAAGTATTTATTTCCCTCCTCCACATCCTCCACACTTCAGATACAGATATTCAATTTCCTGTTAGAGTTCTTCCCCAGACATTCCCAGAAGATCAGGGTTTCCTATTACAAAGTattcatttctccaaaaccttatCATTCTAATGGCCTGGGCTAAAAAACCTCCATCACGCTGTTTCTCTCTCGTCTGTTCCTCAAGCCTGATGTGTCCCCAGGCCACTCAGTCTACTCGGCCCACTTGGTGGCCATGGTGCCTCTCGGTCGCCATGGTACCTGTCTCCCACTTCTGCTCCTCCTCTCCAGAACCTACTGCAAGCATTGTTGGTGCTGGGAAGAGTGTTCTTGATATTCAGTGGCGACAAAAGGCTTCCGTGACCCAAGTCTCTACCTTTCAGCTGACCTAGAGGCAGTCTTCACAGGTAACCAACTTAAAATTTTTGCCAATCTAAAAGTTTTTTCCAAAAACTTCAGTGACTTTCCAATTTTGGAGGAAATGCAATTTCTTGATTATTGAATCAATActttgaaatgtgtgtgtgtgtgtgtgtgttaatgtcTGCAAAGTCCATAAAatgggggccagagttgtggcattgTGGATAAAGCCACTTCcatcaacaccagcatcccatatgggcatgggtttggctccctgctaatggcctgaaaaaggaGAAGGCCCaaggggctgagcctctgccatccacgtgggagactgggtaaagctcctggctcatgaaacccagccctggcctttgcatccatctgtggaatgaacccagggagggaagatctctctgtctctcccttctctgtaactctttcaaataaacttttttttttttaagtccataAAATGCTTCAGATCTGGAGTTAAGAGGAAACAGTCTTGGGTAGTTTAAAGGTTGGAAATGACATTAGTTTTCTACAACTATACAGACTCTGTGTGTATAACTCAAAGAACATGAAATAATCACCCGAGTCATGAAACACTAACCATCCACCTTGGGGGGGGTGTGGAAAATAACCTTTCAAGACCCCGTCAGACCAAGTGAATTTCTGATCTATTAAAGGTTGATCCATttcggccagtgctgtggctcaataggctaatcctctgcctgcggcaccagcactccgggttctagtcccagtcggggcaccggattctgtcccggttgctcttcttccaggccagctctctgctgtggcccgggaaggcagtggaggatggcccaagtgcttgggccctgtacccacatgagagaccaagaggaagcacctggctcctggcttcggatcagtgcggcgtgctggccgcagtggccattggggggtgaaccaacagaaaaggaagacctttctctctgtctctcactgtccactctgtcaaaaaaaaaaaaaaagttgatccaTTTTATAAGTCTcttctttcattcaacaaatacaagCATCGCAGGCATGGATAAAGAATGAATGATACAATGAGCAGGGAGTCCCTAAAGCACAGactgaagggaaagagagggaagttAGGACTTCTCAACTGGACAGGCACAAAAGTTGACAGCCAGACTGGGAACTGCCCAGAACTAACTTCTCATCTCTGTCATCAGTCTTCTACTAAACTTCTTGCTTGAACTTTCTCCAAGGAAACTTTAAATTGAATGATTACTACAAGTGAGGAGCTCACAGTccagtaagagagagggagaagatatgGAAACATGGCTCCTTAGAATTCAGCTTGAAGAAACAACTTCTAAAGAAATCGCAAAGCTAAGTTCCCGGAGCTCTCTCAGGACAGGTGTTAGTCAAACCAGTATAAGTAAATGGGCAACAGTTTGGAACGGCTGCCACTGAGTTTGGGACAGGGTATAGACAGAGGTGAGACCTGCCGCCCAAGGGAGGAGATGAGCCCTGGAGGTGCAGTTCCTCAGTGGGCTCTCTGCTGGGCAGTTACTTCTAGCATGTCGGTATTTCTCGCTGGATCATCACCTTCCAACCTACGCCCAGAACCCTCCACGCATGCCATCTCACCAAAATGCTTCATTTCAAAGGTGGGTATGTAAGGTTCACCTGGAGGCTCACTCCAGCCTTATCTCCCACCACTGTCTTCCTTAAAGCCAGAATGCCAGTCAAGCAGTTACTAGCTGCTGTTCTCTAAGCAGGGTCTTGGTGCTTTCAGCTCCCATTGTATTttgttcctctgtctctcccttccaaaCACACAAAACTTTAAAGCAGCTAGAAAACATAGTCAACAGCTGGCAACCTAAGAAcactgtatctttttaaaaaaacaaagtggatCAAAGAGCTAGCAAACCAATTGCCAAAACTGGGTCAATGTTAGCCTTTCCTTCAGAAACTTAAATGTGTTTGCAGCACTGTCTCTTCTAGGTTTCACCCATTTCTTTACATTTGCTGCAGGGTCTCTgcagatttctaatttctaagCCCCCACTCAGTATAAATACGCCACCCCTTTCAAGACTACTTCTTTCTCCCCCCCAGCCAACTTGATGGCAATTCAAACGGAGTGAGAATTCTCTTAATTCTCAATGCCAACCACACTGTGTGTTTATCGCCTCACATAAAAAACATAATTTACCTTTTCATCAGCATTTTACACATGACCATGCTCAACAAAtctcaacaaaaaagaaaggaccCCTTGTCCCCCTAACGTGGGGGACAAACACGTCAGTGGCTATGTGCTTCTATTTAAAACCTCACTGCTTGTCCAAAACTCATTGGGAAGCTTAAGTGTCCCTTAGAAACTGAGGGCTCTTTCCTTCATAGGACCCTGTGGttgctttccttcctttctcgCCAACAGTCTTGACTGAACCAAAAGAAAAGTGAACTTACATTTCTAGGAGTCATTCTTTTGCCACTCCAAAGTGCAAGTAGGTAATCAGGAAGCACACCAAGCACAGCCCCCGGGGCCCAGAGTGTTCCTCACTAAATCCTGCTGACGCTCATGCAACATTAGGATGATGTAGCTGACTTAAACCACTCTGCATAAGCTCACAACTGACCTCTCAGTAATGGGTTACAGCCGTAGTTCTCCAAGTGGGTCCTGGAGAAGCATACCAGCATCTGCTGGGAGCCTCCACGAAATGCAAAATTTCCAGCCAAGGACAGACCTACTGAACGGACCAGCAACCTGGGCAGGGGTAGAGGTGCTGGGGGATGGGGCTGCTCAGATTAACCTCAGTTCCCTCAGCATCTTGTGTGCTTACCTAATTTACTAGCTTCCAATGTGTTTGACTCACTTAACCTAAATTCCTTGAAGCTAAAACTGTTTTGCTCAGTTTTATTTCTACCACTTTTGATgactgaataaattaataaaacaatataGGAGCCAAATGATTTTTAACCACACAACCTTTGAGCTTTTTATTTCCCCAAATAAAATATATGGAGGTTATATAAGAAAGGAGTTTTCTAAAGGAATGAAGGATTCAGTGCGCAGTAAACATCTGAAGTATGTTGGAAATTCAGCAGAATTGGGGTGGGGCCCTTGAGGGCACAGCATATTTCTATTCAAGGAGGTGACACCTACTAATGTTTCTAACAGTGGAACTTTATTAATTTTAAGCAGCTGTTATTTTTCTATCTCATAAAATGCTCATAAAAGAAGCATAAGGCTTTGGTACCACATGTTAATTACCATAAACATTACTCATCTTTCCCAAAATGCAATTCAAGTAAAACTGAGAATACATTAAAATCTAAAGAGTATCAGCTTTACTTTTATAAAGGATATGTAAGTCTGTCAAAGATAGAAATGTCAACTATGAAATCTCACAATGTACAGAGGACCCTCTGTTGCAGGACCCTGTGGTTGCTATCAAAATAGCAAATTCATGAAATTCAAGCTGCCTTGGTCCTAGCCAGAAGTTACTCCAGatacaataataaaacaataCTCACAGGTCCTCAGAAGGGCCCTACAGCCATGCCCCTGCCACAGAGTGACTTGGCTCTAACAGGCAAAGATCAAGTCCACTATAAACATTGTCTGTAATCACCTCACAGAACACTCTGGATATTCCCACTGGGTGAAACTGCTGTCAACAAGGCCATACTCTATGACCCTGCACTTAACGCAAGGCTGAGGAGGAAGCAAAGTTCAAATTCGAGGAAAtcaaaaaacagacaaaacaagCGATTATATCGAAAGCTGTGCTTTTTTGGTCTTTAAACTTAGATCAGTTGTCTAGATCACTACAATTTCCCAGCAAAAAAAGAGAAGGCAGTAGTAtgcaaaatacttcattttttatttctatggataACTGTCATTAGTATAGCAGAAACTGACATGATTataaaagataccaaaaaaagtataagaatgtTAGTATTCAATAGAAATTAAAACCTGAGCTGAAGGCTGATCAGGGTAACCGACAACTGGCACCACTCTGACAGAAGTTACAGGTTTACGAGCCTTAACTCCTGTAATGCAGAGAAAGTTAAATGTCCAAGGAGCTACAATACAATGACATTAACATTAAATGACTTATGTTGTTCACAAACACTTAAGCTAAATCTAAAGTTTACACTCTTGAACATGGTGAGGCATGTACATTGTAGGTTTCTAATTAGCAAGAGAAAAACTAAGTCTGTTCTTAAAATTGTTTATTCCTGTAGCTCTTAAAGGGCTGGTTCAGTTGAGCGGGAGCAAAAATGCCAAAAGTGATCATCAATATTGGAATGAATCATCATACATTCACCCCACCTCCTGGAAAACAAGTGACATGGCAGTAACACCATCACACAGAACAGTTATTAGTAGGAATACACTTGCGGTCTAATTCAGTTCTTACTTTAGACTCCATGGTATCTCTTATGAagattttggtgaaaagcaattcGTAACTGGCCATAAGCAGAAGGGAAAAAAACCTAAGAATGCTAGCAACGATGGCCCTGTTGATTCAGAATCTGTGAACATGAATAGATTCTAACATGTTGAATACAGAGTCACATTCACACACCAATGGTTAATATACTACAAAACTTTAAACATAAAATCCCCTCATCTACTGAGAACTTCAAAGCCAACAGAAATTCTTCTCCCTTCTAAGTAAATCTCTTCCACAGGAAGTCCTAAAACTTGAGTAACGCCTGGCATGCCTGTGCTTTCACAAATGTGTCATTAAGCATGATGGTTGTTGTTAGAATGAAGCAGGAAGCAATTCCATGAGGTCAAGAAAGCTTCCATTCCCTCGAAGCATACTTTTAATTCTTTCTGCTCCACGTCACACAGACAAGAAACAAGGGCATCTAGGCTTGTGTAATTTCTTTTATCCCAATCAAGTCATTAACTTCCTATTATCTGTCTTCCGAGAAAAGATCCAGCAGTAATTGCTCCACTATAAAGCATCTCGGCCTTTTACAGCTTTTATCTTTTTGTAGAGAGCTGAGGCAGTGCCATCTGCCTAGCGGAGGCCGGCCACCGACTTCCTTCCCGTGCCAGCTTTCCAAGAGGACACCAAGTGCGTCTTTGCCCTGATATTTCTACCCCGGGTCTTCCGAGGCTTCTCCTCTTTGTGCACCTTCATGTGCTGTCGCAGGTGAGAACTCTGGCTGAAGCATTTGCCACACTCACTGCACTGGTAGGGTTTCTCCCCGGTGTGCGTTCTCTGATGCTGAATAAGGTGAGAACTCTGGCTGAAACATCGGCCACACTCATCACACTGGTAGGGCTTTTCCCCGGTATGAATCCTCTGGTGCTGAATGAGATTGGAGCTCTGCTTGAACCTCTCTCCACACTCATCACACTTATAGGGCTTCTCCCCAGTGTGGATCCGTCGATGCTGGATGAGATTGGAACTCTGGAAGAAACTCTTCCCGCAGTCGGCACATTTGTGAGATTTCTTTCCAGTGTGGATCTTCTGGTGTTGAAAAAGAGTTGAACTCTGACTGAAACTCTTTTCACATTCAGTGCATTTGTAGGGTTTCTCATCCAAGCTTCTCCTCAGTCTACTCAAGCCCGAGTCGAAACGAATGGTCATCCCCCATCTCTGCCGCTGCTGGCCCGTTTTGCGCTTGTTCTCATAGGCTTTTCCCTGGCTTGAGCTCCGAGAAATGCCCGCTTTAGGTTTTCCTAACTTCATGGTGAACAGCCAGATGCAATCAGAAGGAAGTTTATGGTCCTCTTCTAAACTAATGCTTCATTTCCTAGAGCTACACAGAACTTTCtgcaagtagaaaaaaaaatacaaatacaaatccTATTAATTATTCAAATTTAACATCTCTTCAAGCCACCAAATCACGaccatgtttaaaataaaaatgtatttgggaCTGATGAATACAATCAGGGGAAAAAAACAGATGTAGAAATACATGCAAAACAATTCTGGAGTTTAATAAACATCATCACATGTTGACTGAATTTACTTTTAGAGTGTCTTTTGaaacagaactaaaaaaaaagtgaggagatGAGATATAATTTTTAGCCATTAGCATATAAATGTATCATTTTGAAGGATTAAAAAGCTGATACAAGATAACACCTTAAAAGAATAGAAGAAATCATTCCAGAAGACAACAAAGTTTATGAAACAAAATATCATTACATTGTACTATCTActcccttggggccagcaccgtggcatagtggctaaagctgctccctccagcgccaccatcccatatgggtgctggtgagtcctgcctgctccacgtcggatccagctctctgctatggcctgggaaagcaatggatgatgacccaagtccctgggaccctgcacccacgtgggagacccggaagaagctcctggctcctggcttcggattggcacagctccagccattgaggccaactggggagtgaaccagcagatggaagacctctctctctctctctctccctcccccctcccctgcctctctctctgtgtagctctttcaaataaacaaataaaatattttttaaaaaaaatatactcCCCTGACTCTCTAAGGTTTCCAAATAGAATGAAATGACAAAGCATGCCACTTTATGATATATTCATTCCTGTTTATTCTCATTTGTTTAGCCATTGTACTTCCACAGCTGTTGATGGCAACGTGGCTCTAACTCTGTGACATAAATCATGCTGAATGTAAAAATTACTCAATAAGAAGTGGTAGATTAACTTCGAGTCTAGCTGATGATAAACACGTACTAGCTGAGAACTTGCCAGCGACGGGGGCCTCTGTTATTACTTTATTCCTAGAGTCTAATGATCCAAAAAAGAGGATGGTTCTTGAAACAAAGACTGCttcaagaatgagaaagaaaagtttCACTTTTACCTGATAGAGGAATAAAAAACGGAGTTGAGAAGAACCCAAGAAAAAGAGAAGTGGCAAAAATAAATTCACATGTAAAAATAGGATGAGATTCTTAAAATACCCACATGCTGCAAAAAGCTTCAAGTATTTACTTAGAAGGTTGTCCTGAGGCTGTTTAAAATAGCCCAGGCAAACAACCAAAGACCCCACAAACTCCAAATAGGTGGCAATGTGGGAGAGGCTGTGACTGCCAAAGTAACACCGTTATTATGTCCCAAACCCTGTGTCTGAAAGAAGACTTTAAGAAGGGACTAATTACCCCGGGTTTCTATGCATACAAACACAGGAAAAGACATGACATCATTTCTCTTTACCTTTCCCTCACCTGACTGTGTAACTGAGACTCTGAGGCTAACAGTGCCCAGGATTTTATCGGGACATTGAACAACAACACGTGATGCACAAAGACCAAACTGCTCCGTAACAGCTAAGTCCTTAATCCtggcaaatatttataaaacaggaACTGCAAAGGACGCATTGTGTTAGGCACATGCTGTTGGTGGTCAACAAACACCCATAATGGGAATTACCTATTTTTTAAAGGCGCGTGCATGTTTTTTTAACTACCCAAGTCGGATCTGGGTGGCGACTCTGAGACTTGCTAAACGTCCTACTGTGCTGCCTTGGGCCAGCTCTGGGCCCTCACCTCCGCTCAGAGCTAAGACGACGCAGGTGCCCCCAACCCCTCGCCGTGCAGTCTGTGCTTAGGCGGCAGCAGCTTTGTCCGCGGCCCCGGCTTCCCACGGCCGCCCTGGCGCTGCGGGCCCCGGGGGCTCTGCCAGCAGCTGCGTGCGAAGGCAAAGGTCAATTTGAGTGACAGGAGCCACTCATCCCCCCAAGCCAGGCTGCTCCGGGGCAGCGGCCTCGGGGTTCCCTTCGGCGGCGCATCCCCCGGGGAGCTGGACGTTCGAGCGTTATCTGGAACCAGCTCGGAAGCACCCCGCACCGCCTCCACGCAGCCCGCACCCCGCACCGCCTCCACGCACCCCGCACCGCCTCCACGCACCCCGCACCCCGCACCGCCTCCACGCAGCCCGCACCCCGCGGCGAGGCCCGCCGGGCGCTCTGGCCTTGGGGGCCGCGCCGGGAAGGCCTCTCCCCGCGGCCGCGGCGGGGCCGCCCCTGCCCGCCTTCCCCCgcaggccaggccccagctcGGAGGCctccgcgcccgcgcccgcgcccgcgcctcAGGCCCACTCACCGCGCcgggcccgccgccgccgccctcgctCGCCGCGCGCCCCTCGCGCCGCCGGAAGTGCGGGCCGCGCCGCTCGCCCGCCGCGGGCGCTCTAGCCACCCGGAGGAGCGACCCTCTATGGTACCGGCCCACCCGCCCGCGCTCAGGTCCTTTCTGCCTGTGGGCGTTTGGACCCCCGGACGCCCCCCGCTCCTCAGCGGCGCCCGTGACGCCCCCACACCCCAGGCCCACAGGAGGCCGGCCGAGTGGCCGCTGCGGGGGCTTCTGAAGCCAGCCTGGCCCACCGCGAAAGGGACAAAACCCGCACGCCCCCCGGACCACGGGCCGCGCGCCCCGCGCCTCGGAGTGTCCCGGAGTCGCCCTGTCGGTCAGCTGAGCAGAGCTCCCGTGAGCCTCTGCGACAGGAGAATGGCCAGCAGAGGGAAACCAGGCTCCGAGAAGGCCGGgcccca contains:
- the ZNF22 gene encoding zinc finger protein 22; the protein is MKLGKPKAGISRSSSQGKAYENKRKTGQQRQRWGMTIRFDSGLSRLRRSLDEKPYKCTECEKSFSQSSTLFQHQKIHTGKKSHKCADCGKSFFQSSNLIQHRRIHTGEKPYKCDECGERFKQSSNLIQHQRIHTGEKPYQCDECGRCFSQSSHLIQHQRTHTGEKPYQCSECGKCFSQSSHLRQHMKVHKEEKPRKTRGRNIRAKTHLVSSWKAGTGRKSVAGLR